The stretch of DNA TGCGTGGTCAGGGCGTTCGGTCCGGTCCCCGCCACCTGACGCCGGGCGAGCTCGTCCGCGATCACCTTGTCGGCCTGATCGGCGGTGAGGCTCGCATCGCTGCCGGCGATCTTCTTCGCCAGCGCGATCCGCTGAAGGTGATGGTCGTCGTTCCAGGCAGTCGGGATCTCGATTGCCGCCTTCCGCTCGACATCCGGATCCGTCGAGGCCCGCTGCTGCTGCTGCGCCGGGGCAGCGTTCAGCTTCGCGGTCGGCTCGGCCAGCCCGTCGTTGTACCAGCGGAGCGCCGTGTAGGGCTCGGCGCCGCGAATATCTCCGACGCGCTCGGTGATGGTCGGCACGAGAAACGACATCGGCACCAGGCCGGTATCGGGGTTCTTGAGCTTCTCGAAATCGTCGACCGTGGCCACGTTCTTTGCCATGTCCGTCGTCCTCTAAGTGCGGTGCTCGGCGAAGACGTCGCCGCGGCGTGCCGCGCGCCAGCCGTAGCCAGCGCGCGGCTATGAGGACGGCGATCAGCCAGCGGTGGTGGACGGCGAGCCGGCGCGGACGTGGGTCAGCCGGACCGCGGCCTTGGGCTGGTCCAGGGTCACGTCGTGCTGCATCTCGCACAGGATCGCGCTCATGTTCTGCTGCCACAGCAGGACGAGCGTGCCGCCGTCGTCGATGGTCGCCTCGGTTGAGGTCTTCATGGTCATGCCCTCCTCTTCGGCGAAGAGCACGTGCCCGAAGTCGACGAGGCCCAGATCGCCCTCGTCGGTGTTGGTGCCGCCGTTCTCGGCGAACTGGTTGGACACAAGAATCCGAATGCCCTTCCACCGCGGGTTCGTCGGATCGTCGACGCCCGGGTAGATCAGGTTGTTGTTCCCGTCCCGGAGGTCCGCGAGGTACTGCTGGAAGCGGTAGCCCATGGTCCACTTCCAGGTGTCGGAGCGGACGATGTTGGCGCCGGTCATCGCCAGCATCATGCGCGACGCGACGCGGTCGAGCTCCTGCACCGTCGGCGCCCGGTTGTCGGCGAAGAGCGTGGTGCCCGAGCCATCGAGGACGGTGATGCCGGCCTGGTTGAAGATGCCGGTCGGCGTGGCCCCGACGCCTGTACCGAAGTACATGGCCGAGTCCATCTTCAGGCCCATGACCCGCTGGAGGTCGCTGCGGACGTACTCCTCGAGCCGGCCGATGGTCCACTTGGCCGCCTCGTTGGTCATGTAGACGATGCCGGCGAGCTTGTGGCTCCGCATGTCGATGTCGTCGAAGCTGGGCGCGCCGACCGGCTTCTTGGCACCCTCGCCGACGTAGGCCGCAGTCGCCGAGCCAACCCCGCGGGCCTGCCGATACGTACCGCCGATGAGCTGCACGCGGCGCGGATTGCCCTGGAGGAAGGTAGCGGTCGGGTAGAGGATCGGAATGATCTCGTCCGCGACCGGCTGCGGCAGGAGCACGCTGCCCGAGACGTTGGAGGCGAGCCCGGCCTTGAAGCGCTGCTCGCGCGCCTTGGCGTCGAACTCCTTGAGCACCTCGCCGTAGCCTTCCTGCTTCAGCAGTTCGACCGGGCTGATCCGCTCGTCGGAGCCGCTCTCCTGCGACCGCTTGTTGAGAATGGCGGCCTTGGCCTGCGCGGCGACCGGCAGGAGCGGCTTCTGGTTGTCTTTCACCTGCTTGGCGGGGGCCGCGTAGGGCCGGCGCTCGCCACCCTGGCCACCCTCGCCGCCGCCGGCCGGCTCGTCGGCGCTCTTGCTGGCGGCCGCCTCGATCGCCTGATCACGCTCGGCGAGCTTGATCAACTCCAGCGTGTCCTCGCAGGACTTGAGGCCCGTCGTGTAGGCGGTCCGGTCGTCGGCGGAGGCGGTCTCGGCGAATGCCTTGGCCTTCAGGTCCACCAGCGAAGCGCGCCCATCCTTCAGGCGCTTGCGCAGTTCAGCCAACGTCATCTGATTTCTCCATGACTGGAAAGACCGCGCACCGCACCAGCGCCGGCCCAGTTGTGATGCGCCCCGAAGGGCTCCGGTTGGAGGTGCGGCCGGTCAGGCGGCGCCGTGCAGCGCCATCTCCTCGTCGAGGGCGGCCTCGCGGGAGGCGGCCTCGAGCAATGCGTGCCGCGCTTCGAGCGCGGGAATATCCTTGGCAAACTGCTCGCGCAGCTTCTGCTCGGGCGTCGGCTCCGGGGCGGGCTTCTTGCCACCCTCGCTCGGCGCCGGGTCGGCCTCGCCGGTCTTGCTCTTCAGGCCGAGCGCCTTGGCCAAGCGGCTCAGCAGGCCCTCGTCCGTCTCGATGCCGGAAACGAGCTTCTCGCCGGCGGAAGGCTCGACAGGCGCCAGCACCGGGGCGCCGTCGTCACCCTGCTTCACCTCGAAGGACTTGCCCTGGAACAGCACCATCGTGCGATCCTTGGTGCCGACGTCGTAGGCGTCTTCGAATGCCTTCCGCGGGATGATCAGGCCGTCCTTCAGATCCCAGCAGTCGAGCACGCGCTCGATCATCTCACGGGACAGGGCGTCCCCCTCAGCAGCGGCCTTCGCCAGTGCAGCGGGGTTGGCCGGGATGGAGACCGGAGAGCACTCGTAGAGCTCGGCCTCGTGGATCATGTAGCCCGGGTAGTAGTAATCCGCGTCGTCCGGCACCTCACGCCGCTCGATGGTCTTGGGCATGAAGCCGATTGAGCATGCACGGATGGAGCCGGCCTCAAGGTGCAGAGCCAGCCGGTCCGCCTGCGGCTCGCCCTTGGTGAGCTTCAACGTGCCCTCGGTACGCTTCGGGCGGCCGGTCAGCGTCTTGGTGATGTCCGACCACTGGCCGACCGGCATGTCACGCGCCTGGTGGCCCCACGGGGCGACCGGGTTCTTCTCGAACTGCGCGGTGTCGAGGCCGGCCTGCACGACGATGTCGCGATCCCGGTCCTCGATCTCCGCCGACATAACGAAGCGGATGGTGCCCGCCTCCTTGTCGAATTTCGCCTTCTCGACCATGGCGGCCGGGAGCGCCTTCAGCACCAGCCCGTCATCGCGGGCGAAGTTCTTGCGCTCGACGCCGCCGTAGCCGCGCGAGCCGAGGTATTCGTCGATTGAGACGCGCTTCGAGGCCATCAGGCTGCTCCTGCGGTGTGGACGAGTCGCGGGCCCGCCTTGCCAGCGTTGTTGTCGGGGCTCTCGCCTTCACCGGCGCCGGGTTGCGTCGGGTTCTGGCCCGTGGCCGCGTGAACGACGACGCCATCAGCGTCGACCAAGCTCATGTTGACCGGCACCGTGCGCTGGTCGCCGCCCTTCTTCAGCGGGTTGAGCCGGAACGGCATCACCTCGCGGCCCTCATCGAAGGTCATCAGGCCGGAACTCATGCCGGCCTTGATCAGCTTCTCCAGCGTGTCCGGATCGTTCGACATCAGCGCCGAGCGGTCGAATTGAAGGCTGAAGATCGGCCACTCATCTTCCGGCAGGGAGTGATTCCGGAATTTGGTCTCGATGTTGACCGCCAGCGGCATCAGGCAGTCGTTCACGTACTGCCGGTTCATCGCCGACATATTGTTGTAGGCGACCGCCTCCAGCGCGTAGATCCGGTGCGGGGGCACATCCATCAGCCCGCAGATCCGCATCACCGCCTGGGTGAAGCTGTCCTTGCTCTCGGCGTCCTTGGAGTTGATGGCGATGGGCTTCGCAGTGAGGCCGGCCTCCAGCAGGATCGCTTCGCCGCTGCTGTTCGCCCGGCGCGCGGCCTCTCGGAGCTGATCCTTAAGCCTCCGGAAGGACGCCTCGCCCTGGTCCGAATTCGGGAAGCCCTCCTTCGTCTCGAACACCAAGGGCTGCTTGCCGTCGTTGCCGAACAGCTTGGTCTGGTAGCGGCCAATCGCGGACAGGAGATCGAGGTTCGGGGCGCCCAGCGCGAGGTTCGAGAGGCCGTTGACGCCGTCGAGGAGCCGCCCGCGCAGGTGGATCATCTCGTGCTCGGGCACGATCAGGTACGTGTCGCCGAGAGCTGCACGCTCATATTCGGTGGCGGCCACGATCTCGTAGAAGATGTTGCCTCGGTCGCTCACGCGCATCCGGGCCCGGCCCGGCATGATCGGGATGTACTCCTCGATCGTGTCCTCACGGTCGCGCGGCGTGTAGACGTAGGCGTTCTGCGCCACCTCCAGGTGGAGCACGACCATCCGCCAGAACTCTGGCCATGTCATCGCCGTTCCGTTCGGCTTGGTCATCAGGTGGTAGGCGACCTCGCCCTTCCGCGGCTCGACCATCTGCCAGCCGCGGCCGTTCCGGCGCCACTGGAGCATCTCCGCCTTCGAGATGTCCCTGGCCTTCACGTCGGCGCACTGGATCAGGAGCGCAAGGCCGATGGCGCTGCCCTGATAGTAGCCTGAGCCGACGCCTAGAAAACCGAGATCGTCCCATCCGCGATCGTACATCTCGCGGGCGATGGCCTCGCGCGGATCTTGGGCCGGGCCGGAGTAGACGAGCTGACCCGCCTCGTCCGACTTGGCGAGGCCCGCCCACATCTCGGCTTCGGTCTGCGCCATGTTCAGAATCCGATCAGGCCGCGGTTCATGTAGATCGAAGGCTTCTCGACCTTGATGCCGGAGGTGATGTTCCCGGCGTCCGCCTGGAGGCGGGCGGCATCCGCCGAGATCAGCGCGTCCATGCCGTCGATTGACTGCTTCGAGCCGCGCTGCTCCTTCTTCGGCAGCACGTTGTCATTGGCGTCCCGGTGACCGACCACGTTGCCGGCCATCCACGATGAGATCGGATTCCCGTCGTGCTGGAACCGGCTCGGCTCCGCGTGGCGGGTCATGATGTCGTCGGTCGCGTAGGTGATGTGCCGGGCGACCTTCGGGACGATGTAGGCGGTGTAGCCCTCGGCCTCGACCTCACCCATGAGGTAGTCGGCCTGATGCTGGTCGAAGGCGAACCCGGCCACGTTGTGCCCGCGGATCATACCGAGCACGTCATTCCGGATCGTCGGGTGGTGGACGTGGCTGCCCTTCGTCAGGGTCAGATGGCCATCCTTCACCCAGGCCGTGAATTGGTCCGCGTAACGGTCATCCTGAAACCGCGGGGAGCGCTCCGGTAGCCAGTACCGGAACACCGCATAGAGCACGTCCTCCACGCAGATCAGGAAGCAGGCGGCGTTCAGATCCGAGTGGCTCGCGAGATCGACCCCCACGAACATCGGGAAGCCCCGCAGGGCGTCCAGCGTCAACTTCCGATCCCCGCAGGCGTCCCACTGCTCAACCGAGAAGAGGTTGCCGGCGGCGCGGCTCCAGATGTTGAGCCGGGTACGCTTGTACTCCTGGAGCTTCGCCTCGCTCTTCCGGGCCTCGCGCTCCTCGGTTTCCAGTGAGGTCGGGTTCAGCGAGATCCCGTATAGGGGGTTCAGCTTCTCGACCACGCCCGGGTCGAAACGGTTGTCCTCGTCGCCAGGATCCGCTGCGTACATCGCGACGAACACCCGGTCCGCTCGCAGCTTGCCCTCCAGCACCTGCTGGTCCGACTTCCAGCCGTCGTAGGCCGGCCCCGAGGCGTTCCGGCCGGCCGTCGAGATGCCCAGCCATAGAGGCTGCTGCCGGGCGCCCTGCGCGCTCTTCAGCACGCCGATGACGTCTTGGTTCTGCGCGTGGACCTCTTCGGCCAGCACCACGTGCGGGTTGAGGCCGTCGAGGTTCGGCGCGCGACCCGCGAGGAGCTTCAACTCAGCGCCGGTGCGCCGAAACTTGATCGTCTCCGTCGTGTCCTTGGCCATCAGCCAGGACCGAAGCTCCTGCTCCTTCTCCAGCGTCTGCCGGATGGCGAGGTACGGGATATCGGCTTGCTTCTCGGATCCGGCCGCGACACAGCCCTCGGCGCCCGGCTCGCCCTCGTAATTCAGGCAGTAAAGGACGATCCCGACTGAGAGCGCCGTCTTTGCGTTCTTCCGCGGGACCCAGAAGGCCACCTCGCGAACCCAGCGCCGCCCGGTGTCGCGCTCGCGGAACCCGAAAATCGCCGCCAACCACCAGCACTGCACCGGCTCGAGGACGATCGTGCCGGCGAACCCCTTGATGTGAGGCAGGGTCTCAATGAACGCGCAGGCATCGTTCGCCCGGTCCGAGTCGAAGACGAACTCGCTGCGTGGCTTCTTGGCCTCCTGCAGCATGTGGAGGAAGCGGTGGCAGCCGAGCCGTTCCCAGCGGCAGGCCACCACCGCACCCTGTACGACGGCCTGGGCGTACCATTCGGCCATGCCGGCGTAATCAGGGATTAGATCGCCCTTCAGGTCGACCCAGGCGAAACGTTGTTCAGCGACCTCCCGCGAAACCGAAGCGCGCGTACCGGTTGACGGGCGCCTCCTTCGGCGCGGAGATCGGCTTGTCGAGGTCATCGAGCGCGAGCCGTTTCTGTGCCTGGAGCAGCCCCGTGAACCACGACGCCCGGGGCTTCAGCCCCTCGGTCTCGATCCGCTCGATCTGGTCGAGCAGCCCGGCATAAGTCGACAGCGTCATGTGCGTGTCGATCGACAGCCGGCCGGCGTTCCAGATTAACCGGGCGAGCTCGTCGTAGGTGCGCTGCGCCTTCTTAGTCTTGAGCGCGGTGCGGCAGGCCGGCAGCTCCCGAAAGCCCGGATGCGCGACCACCTTCGCATCGCCCTGCCCTACCTGCGCGAGACTGGCCTTGGGCATGACGCCATTCCGCTCAGTTCCAGAAACCGCCCCATGCCAGAACGGCGATGAGCGCCGCTCGGCCGAGAAGCTGGCCAGCATACCAGCCGCCCCACTCCCGGCTCGACTTGCGGCTCAGCCCGGCCGCGCGGACCGCGATAGGGGCGAGCGTGGCAAGCATCAGGACGGTCGCTAGAACCCACTGCGCGCCGCCCCAATGTGCTGTCACGCGCCGAAGCCCGGCGACCCCTTGCCGATCCGCGGCGTGCCGGTGGGTCCCTGATCCGGGCCGACGGTCTCCGCCAAGATCCGCTGGCTGTGCTCCTGCAGCGTCACGCAGTCCCGCAGCCGGGCGATGATGTCCCGGTTGTTGCGGTGGACGTCCTTGGCCACGTTCCGCGGATCGTCGGCGATCTTGGCGCACTTCGCCTCGATTTCCCCGATCAGGTCACGCAGATGCTCCTCGAGCTTCGCGCCGGTCGGATTCTCCGCGGACATCAGAATGGCCATGGCTGAAATCCTTATCCACAGAGCCGCGGCCCTGAATTGACTCGCTCTGGGAGTAGAACGAAAAAAGAACAAACGCCGATGGAGCGCAGCATGCCCGCCGCCCGCCGTGACCCTTTCGCCGGCTGTCCCGAGACAACGCAGTTCATGCTCCTGCTGCCGTCGACCATCCTCGACGATGAGAGCCTGCGCGATCAGCTCCTCGATCGCCTCAAAGCCGCGTTTCCTGGATCCACCTTCTCCGCCGCGCCCTGCGAGAGCCTCGCGAAGCCCGGCGGCGGGACCCTGGTGATCGATGAGCCGATCGCTGTTCCGATGATGGGTAGCGTCGGGGCTGAGGATCGCTACTCGCCGATGTTCCGCCGCCCGCCGCCCGCGCGCATGGCCGAGATCAACGCGGCGCTGCTCGCCTTCATTAATGGCTCAGCGAGCCTGAATTGAACCGCGATGGCCGGGCGCTCGGATCGTCACACCAGATCGGCAACTGATCGAGCTGCCCGAGCCGTCGGGCATAGATCTCCATCGACCCCTTCATTCCGTGGTGACGGGAGCAGAGCGCCCACCAATTCGCCGGATCGAATATTGAGCCACCGTCGGCAACCGGAAACTTGTGGTCGACCAACTTCGCGAATTCGAGACGCCCTTCCTGCTCACACCAGCCGCAGAAGGGATGAATCCGACGATGTTGCTCCGACAGTCGGTCCCACCGGCTGTCATACCCCCGCTCGCGGGGGGAGGTGCGCGGCGTTCGGACCACCTGCGCCCGCGGGGGGCGGCGGCCCGGAAGAACCTTCGGCATCGCTGCCCGCAGACACATTTCTGGATGTGGCGAAACACATGACGCGAACCGTTCGGTATGGCAACCGGAAATTCGCGAGTCTTTTCAATGCACTGGTTCAACGTAGCAGCGCAAGGGATTCGTATGACTCCCATTTATGCCGTTTCAATTGATGCACAAATTGGATCAATGACAGATTGTCGCATCGTTTGGTGCATAAATCGGAGGGTGCGGATGCGAGGGCTGACGAAGCGGCAATGCCTGGGGCTGGCTTTCATCCGGCAACGGATCGAGGCGCAGGAGGAGTGCCCGACGCTTCAGGAGATCGCCGAACACCTCAGCATCAAGGCGAAGTCAGGCGCTCACCGAGTTGTCGAGAGGCTGATCGAGCATGGCTATCTGATCAGGATCGGGCGCGGACATCGCGCACTGGCGATCCCAGACGGAGCGCCGCCACTGGCCTTCGTCGATCGCAAGGTCGAGCGGATCGTCAGGCACACGGTGGTGCTCGGCGCGATCTCGGAGCATCCGCCGCTGGACAAGGCGAAGCTGCTCAGCACCAGGAAGAAGCGCACCTATGTCGTGGAATTGGAGCGCGACCTGCACACGCGGCTGCGAAAGATCGCACAGGAGACAAACGCGCCAGCGGAACGGATCATTGCGATGGCACTCCGCGACTTCATCATGGAGCGCGACGCTGCCTGATCAGACTGCCGGCAATGGTCCCTGTCCAATTAGCGCAACGATCCGCGCGTGAAGTTGCGTTCTGAGGTCGGCCGCGTCGTTCCACAGAATGTGTGGGTACTGTCGTGTATCGAAATGTAAGCCGTTAATCTGATCGCCGCGTATGGTCCAGATTACAGGAATACCCAATCCAAGAGCAAACCCAGCCTCGAAGTAAACGCCACCGCGAGGCACCAACTCTGTGCCGCCCGAGGAAGTCGTCACGTGTCCGGTAGTGAAATCTGAGACTAGAAATCTCGACCGCCGAATTTGCGCGATAATTTCGTCATCGATGCGGTTTTGGTGAGTGTGCTGATCAATGCGCATAGGCGAATAACCCGCCCCTCGAATGCCGGGGTCGAAACCGTCTTGCCATACTTGTCCCAT from Methylobacterium sp. PvR107 encodes:
- a CDS encoding LexA family protein; its protein translation is MRGLTKRQCLGLAFIRQRIEAQEECPTLQEIAEHLSIKAKSGAHRVVERLIEHGYLIRIGRGHRALAIPDGAPPLAFVDRKVERIVRHTVVLGAISEHPPLDKAKLLSTRKKRTYVVELERDLHTRLRKIAQETNAPAERIIAMALRDFIMERDAA
- a CDS encoding terminase large subunit codes for the protein MAEWYAQAVVQGAVVACRWERLGCHRFLHMLQEAKKPRSEFVFDSDRANDACAFIETLPHIKGFAGTIVLEPVQCWWLAAIFGFRERDTGRRWVREVAFWVPRKNAKTALSVGIVLYCLNYEGEPGAEGCVAAGSEKQADIPYLAIRQTLEKEQELRSWLMAKDTTETIKFRRTGAELKLLAGRAPNLDGLNPHVVLAEEVHAQNQDVIGVLKSAQGARQQPLWLGISTAGRNASGPAYDGWKSDQQVLEGKLRADRVFVAMYAADPGDEDNRFDPGVVEKLNPLYGISLNPTSLETEEREARKSEAKLQEYKRTRLNIWSRAAGNLFSVEQWDACGDRKLTLDALRGFPMFVGVDLASHSDLNAACFLICVEDVLYAVFRYWLPERSPRFQDDRYADQFTAWVKDGHLTLTKGSHVHHPTIRNDVLGMIRGHNVAGFAFDQHQADYLMGEVEAEGYTAYIVPKVARHITYATDDIMTRHAEPSRFQHDGNPISSWMAGNVVGHRDANDNVLPKKEQRGSKQSIDGMDALISADAARLQADAGNITSGIKVEKPSIYMNRGLIGF
- a CDS encoding HK97 family phage prohead protease: MASKRVSIDEYLGSRGYGGVERKNFARDDGLVLKALPAAMVEKAKFDKEAGTIRFVMSAEIEDRDRDIVVQAGLDTAQFEKNPVAPWGHQARDMPVGQWSDITKTLTGRPKRTEGTLKLTKGEPQADRLALHLEAGSIRACSIGFMPKTIERREVPDDADYYYPGYMIHEAELYECSPVSIPANPAALAKAAAEGDALSREMIERVLDCWDLKDGLIIPRKAFEDAYDVGTKDRTMVLFQGKSFEVKQGDDGAPVLAPVEPSAGEKLVSGIETDEGLLSRLAKALGLKSKTGEADPAPSEGGKKPAPEPTPEQKLREQFAKDIPALEARHALLEAASREAALDEEMALHGAA
- a CDS encoding phage major capsid protein, encoding MTLAELRKRLKDGRASLVDLKAKAFAETASADDRTAYTTGLKSCEDTLELIKLAERDQAIEAAASKSADEPAGGGEGGQGGERRPYAAPAKQVKDNQKPLLPVAAQAKAAILNKRSQESGSDERISPVELLKQEGYGEVLKEFDAKAREQRFKAGLASNVSGSVLLPQPVADEIIPILYPTATFLQGNPRRVQLIGGTYRQARGVGSATAAYVGEGAKKPVGAPSFDDIDMRSHKLAGIVYMTNEAAKWTIGRLEEYVRSDLQRVMGLKMDSAMYFGTGVGATPTGIFNQAGITVLDGSGTTLFADNRAPTVQELDRVASRMMLAMTGANIVRSDTWKWTMGYRFQQYLADLRDGNNNLIYPGVDDPTNPRWKGIRILVSNQFAENGGTNTDEGDLGLVDFGHVLFAEEEGMTMKTSTEATIDDGGTLVLLWQQNMSAILCEMQHDVTLDQPKAAVRLTHVRAGSPSTTAG
- a CDS encoding phage portal protein: MAQTEAEMWAGLAKSDEAGQLVYSGPAQDPREAIAREMYDRGWDDLGFLGVGSGYYQGSAIGLALLIQCADVKARDISKAEMLQWRRNGRGWQMVEPRKGEVAYHLMTKPNGTAMTWPEFWRMVVLHLEVAQNAYVYTPRDREDTIEEYIPIMPGRARMRVSDRGNIFYEIVAATEYERAALGDTYLIVPEHEMIHLRGRLLDGVNGLSNLALGAPNLDLLSAIGRYQTKLFGNDGKQPLVFETKEGFPNSDQGEASFRRLKDQLREAARRANSSGEAILLEAGLTAKPIAINSKDAESKDSFTQAVMRICGLMDVPPHRIYALEAVAYNNMSAMNRQYVNDCLMPLAVNIETKFRNHSLPEDEWPIFSLQFDRSALMSNDPDTLEKLIKAGMSSGLMTFDEGREVMPFRLNPLKKGGDQRTVPVNMSLVDADGVVVHAATGQNPTQPGAGEGESPDNNAGKAGPRLVHTAGAA